One genomic segment of Desulfocapsa sulfexigens DSM 10523 includes these proteins:
- a CDS encoding TlpA family protein disulfide reductase: protein MIRELSPAEVQEQMNQKETFVLNVIAAWCPDCMVRQQPHFPGFAQKMETAGIPVYQCCVQTEKLIFISDEHQSLTDAFGGHGYPRTVLIANGVMVDSRVEVMDALALSMLADEFLQQVL, encoded by the coding sequence ATGATACGAGAACTCAGTCCTGCCGAAGTGCAGGAGCAAATGAATCAGAAGGAAACCTTTGTACTCAACGTGATAGCGGCCTGGTGTCCGGATTGCATGGTACGCCAGCAACCTCATTTTCCAGGGTTTGCACAGAAAATGGAAACAGCTGGAATTCCAGTCTATCAGTGCTGTGTGCAGACTGAAAAGCTGATTTTTATCTCAGATGAACACCAATCACTCACCGATGCCTTTGGCGGTCATGGCTATCCGCGCACGGTTTTGATTGCAAACGGAGTTATGGTGGATTCACGGGTGGAAGTTATGGATGCCCTTGCCCTGTCAATGCTGGCTGATGAATTTCTGCAACAGGTGTTGTAG
- the rlmKL gene encoding bifunctional 23S rRNA (guanine(2069)-N(7))-methyltransferase RlmK/23S rRNA (guanine(2445)-N(2))-methyltransferase RlmL — MMENKKIYSLAISCAAGLEDLVCQEAKDLGGIDVDQARGLVSWKGDLEAAYRACLWSRYASRVFLTLAEFPAPDEDALYEGALKVDWGQHMDIETTFAVDCTLHLSAIQHSGFAALRVKDAVVDQFRKTHNERPNVSVVRPGIRIRVSIYKDQATIALDLSGESLHRRGYRKEGGSLAPLKESLAAAIVALAGWKPGISKDVMFLDPMCGSGTILIEAALIFGDAAPGLSRSYFGFSGWKMHDRTLWDRLVDEAIEREEAGLEREWPLMLGYDADPRAVAVARSNVENACYDDKIVIKQGQLANLRRPAARGIMVVNPPYGERLSETDQAEQLHRALGRISKQELYDWQIGVFTSNPDFGDRMGIKWERTHRMYNGSINCRLFCGTVHEEDTPAFQWQLAVDNGPEEGIEFGNRLRKNAKKFLKWAERDGVHCFRVYDKDLPEFNVSVDLYEKWIQVQEYAAPDTVDEKIAQRRFQQVLHQVRHLFGVRRDRVFLKTRRKQKGKAQYQKQATHKKMYTVREGDCFLLVNFTDYLDTGIFLDHRNIRMKIAREAKGKRFLNLFAYTGTATVHAAVGGAESTTTVDLSPTYLNWARMNLALNGFGGLAHETIQADCLKWLAEDRKEYDLIFVDPPTFSNTKKESRVFDVQRDHRLLIEKSVARLAEGGVLIFSTNFRRFQMDESIDKYYAIRNISRDSIPLDFARNSRIHHCWEIRRK; from the coding sequence ATGATGGAAAATAAAAAAATATATAGTCTTGCAATAAGTTGTGCAGCTGGCCTTGAAGATTTGGTGTGCCAGGAAGCAAAGGATCTTGGCGGAATTGATGTGGACCAGGCAAGGGGGTTGGTGAGCTGGAAGGGTGATCTTGAAGCTGCCTACCGGGCCTGTCTCTGGTCACGCTATGCTTCCCGGGTGTTTCTCACGCTTGCCGAATTTCCAGCCCCCGATGAAGATGCTCTGTATGAGGGGGCATTGAAGGTTGACTGGGGCCAGCACATGGATATTGAGACGACCTTTGCCGTGGATTGCACTCTTCATCTGTCGGCCATACAGCATAGTGGATTTGCGGCGCTCCGGGTAAAGGATGCTGTGGTGGATCAGTTTCGTAAGACTCATAATGAGCGACCAAATGTATCGGTGGTACGTCCTGGGATCAGGATTCGAGTCTCCATTTACAAGGATCAGGCCACAATCGCCCTCGACTTAAGTGGCGAGAGTCTGCATCGACGCGGATATCGGAAGGAGGGTGGAAGTCTTGCTCCATTGAAGGAGAGTCTGGCGGCAGCCATTGTTGCACTTGCCGGATGGAAACCTGGGATATCAAAGGATGTCATGTTTCTTGACCCGATGTGTGGCTCGGGAACCATCCTTATCGAGGCAGCCTTGATTTTTGGTGATGCAGCACCCGGACTGTCCCGCAGTTATTTTGGCTTTAGTGGCTGGAAGATGCACGATCGGACTCTTTGGGACAGACTGGTGGATGAGGCCATCGAGCGGGAGGAAGCCGGACTTGAACGGGAGTGGCCTCTAATGCTTGGTTATGATGCCGATCCCCGTGCCGTGGCCGTGGCAAGGAGCAATGTCGAAAATGCCTGTTATGATGACAAGATCGTTATTAAACAGGGACAACTTGCTAATCTGCGGCGTCCTGCTGCCAGGGGGATCATGGTGGTCAATCCACCCTATGGCGAGCGGCTTTCCGAAACAGATCAGGCGGAACAGCTTCACAGGGCTTTGGGGCGTATAAGTAAACAGGAACTGTACGACTGGCAGATAGGAGTCTTTACCTCCAATCCCGATTTCGGTGACAGGATGGGGATCAAGTGGGAAAGGACTCACCGCATGTATAATGGCTCCATTAACTGCCGATTGTTTTGTGGCACAGTGCATGAAGAGGATACACCGGCGTTTCAATGGCAGCTTGCTGTGGATAATGGCCCCGAGGAAGGAATAGAGTTTGGTAACAGGCTTCGTAAAAATGCCAAAAAGTTTCTTAAGTGGGCAGAACGTGATGGGGTACACTGTTTCCGGGTGTATGATAAAGACCTTCCGGAATTTAATGTTTCGGTGGATCTCTATGAAAAGTGGATTCAGGTTCAGGAGTATGCTGCACCCGATACGGTAGATGAAAAAATAGCACAGAGACGTTTTCAGCAGGTGTTGCATCAGGTTCGGCACCTCTTTGGGGTACGCAGAGACCGGGTATTTTTAAAAACCAGGCGCAAACAGAAGGGGAAGGCCCAATATCAAAAACAGGCAACCCATAAAAAAATGTACACCGTCCGGGAAGGGGACTGCTTTCTACTGGTGAATTTCACCGATTATCTGGATACCGGAATATTTCTTGATCATCGCAATATTCGTATGAAAATTGCGAGGGAAGCTAAGGGGAAACGTTTCCTCAATCTTTTTGCCTACACGGGAACGGCTACCGTTCACGCAGCTGTAGGTGGAGCGGAATCCACAACCACCGTGGATCTTTCACCAACCTATCTTAACTGGGCTCGGATGAATCTTGCTCTGAATGGTTTTGGCGGCTTGGCTCATGAAACGATACAGGCCGATTGCCTTAAATGGTTGGCGGAGGATAGAAAGGAGTACGATCTGATCTTTGTTGATCCTCCCACCTTCTCCAATACCAAAAAAGAAAGCCGGGTCTTTGATGTGCAACGCGATCACCGCCTCCTGATTGAAAAATCCGTTGCCCGTCTGGCAGAGGGTGGGGTGCTCATTTTTTCAACCAATTTCAGACGCTTTCAGATGGATGAATCCATTGACAAGTATTACGCAATCCGTAATATCAGCAGGGACTCCATTCCCCTTGATTTTGCCAGAAACAGTAGAATTCATCATTGCTGGGAGATACGGAGGAAATAA
- a CDS encoding bacterioferritin-associated ferredoxin yields the protein MDGLICYCHNHTADALEKDVLVHGKSTILEQIIAESKAGNCNCETNNPQGR from the coding sequence ATGGATGGATTAATTTGTTATTGCCATAATCATACGGCAGATGCTTTGGAAAAAGATGTACTTGTACACGGGAAATCAACCATTTTGGAGCAGATTATTGCTGAGTCAAAGGCCGGTAACTGCAACTGTGAAACGAACAATCCTCAAGGGCGCTGA
- a CDS encoding helix-turn-helix transcriptional regulator gives MDALSNKELTTLLEIISDCITCDSIETFFTIISKVENLLQYGHIVFLSSQKDFPSSLPSIQEINVSYPIEWTNIYRTQNYTAVDPIISSGETGLLFWKDIYDRTPPDQDFYSQAQSFGLTNGFSHIISTPKIFGLMSVAGNELVDSSRSRTIINYLAPHFHQLVQHLIKKQARESMPKITPREREVLIWAMEGKSNWEISVILGISQESIKGHISKILNKLDASNRAHAVAIAMQANLLFPYG, from the coding sequence ATGGACGCATTAAGTAACAAGGAATTAACGACGTTATTGGAAATTATATCAGACTGCATTACTTGTGATTCTATTGAGACATTTTTTACAATTATATCGAAAGTTGAAAACCTACTGCAGTATGGTCACATTGTTTTTCTTTCATCCCAAAAAGATTTTCCCAGCAGTCTACCCTCGATACAAGAAATCAATGTGTCCTATCCAATTGAATGGACAAATATATACCGAACTCAAAATTATACCGCTGTAGATCCTATAATAAGTTCAGGAGAAACAGGTTTACTGTTCTGGAAAGACATCTATGACAGAACACCTCCTGATCAAGACTTTTATTCCCAAGCTCAATCCTTTGGATTAACGAATGGATTTTCTCATATAATTTCTACACCCAAAATATTCGGATTAATGTCTGTAGCAGGAAATGAGCTTGTTGACTCATCCCGCAGTAGAACTATTATCAATTACCTTGCCCCACATTTTCATCAACTGGTACAACACCTAATAAAAAAACAGGCAAGAGAGAGCATGCCTAAAATAACACCACGTGAACGAGAAGTATTAATTTGGGCAATGGAAGGCAAATCAAATTGGGAAATATCTGTCATATTGGGAATTAGCCAGGAAAGCATAAAGGGGCATATTTCAAAAATCCTGAATAAATTAGATGCGAGCAATCGTGCTCATGCGGTGGCTATTGCTATGCAGGCCAATCTTTTATTTCCATATGGGTGA
- a CDS encoding acyl-homoserine-lactone synthase, producing the protein MGYFFEEDLRMQTLTTKEEKNAAFRLRYQVFAEELKWVSGNENKKEIDSYDSKCLQVGVFAKNRLIACLRIHFPTDRFMIENEFKEIIGNHKIQKTPQTIEVTRFCIANDLRKSQVSTKYGMFPIVMALEKAFYNWCRSNDKDTVYMVVSNHFFRLLNLLGMPCTAVAPAVTMPDGVVAIAAISTWTAFEKFTATKKPALLAWFQDLEQLNIEQMVI; encoded by the coding sequence ATGGGATACTTTTTTGAAGAAGATTTACGCATGCAAACTTTAACCACGAAAGAAGAGAAAAACGCGGCCTTTCGATTGCGCTATCAAGTCTTTGCTGAAGAACTTAAATGGGTTTCTGGTAATGAAAATAAAAAGGAAATTGATTCTTATGACAGCAAATGTCTACAGGTCGGAGTTTTTGCAAAAAATCGCTTGATCGCATGCTTGCGAATCCATTTCCCTACCGACCGATTCATGATTGAAAATGAATTCAAAGAAATTATTGGAAATCACAAAATCCAGAAGACACCACAAACGATTGAAGTAACACGATTCTGTATTGCAAATGACCTCAGAAAAAGTCAAGTTTCAACGAAGTATGGGATGTTTCCAATTGTGATGGCTTTGGAAAAAGCCTTTTATAATTGGTGTAGAAGTAACGATAAAGATACTGTCTATATGGTTGTCTCAAATCACTTTTTTCGGTTATTGAACTTACTGGGTATGCCTTGCACTGCTGTGGCTCCAGCGGTGACTATGCCCGATGGCGTTGTTGCCATAGCTGCGATATCAACCTGGACAGCATTTGAGAAATTTACAGCAACCAAGAAGCCAGCTCTTTTGGCATGGTTTCAAGATTTGGAGCAGTTAAATATCGAACAAATGGTAATTTAG
- a CDS encoding sensor histidine kinase, which produces MNQQPVILCVDNEPINLSLMEAVLAPQGFLIVLAQDGKTALDRLHSERVDLVLMDVMMPEMDGFEVCRRIKADSATWAIPVLFVSSLNDSSFEIMGLELGAADYLVKPFSPAVLQARVKTQLEIKAHSDLLEELAAERARQLIHAERLSTLGTLAAGIAHEINNPLSYIFSYAQMLLTDMQKLKSLMTSHGVSETALRRAWQDFLEQDAEAPVNIAEGANRILVIMESIRKFSCQGQREKVPVSMVVCIENALSLCNNALKYHVTVDKKLAPGLDPVIANGQQLEQVFVNLFKNAADAMDAKKKGTLSITLDQANGFIRCTVEDNGPGIEPQQLEAIWQPFFTTKDAQTGTGLGLSISRGIIEEHQGRILAENREDVQGARFVVELPVRSTKQ; this is translated from the coding sequence ATGAATCAACAACCCGTAATTCTTTGTGTTGATAACGAGCCCATCAATCTTTCACTAATGGAGGCGGTGCTGGCGCCTCAAGGTTTTCTGATCGTGCTCGCTCAGGATGGGAAGACGGCTTTGGACAGATTGCACAGCGAACGGGTCGATCTGGTGCTGATGGATGTGATGATGCCGGAGATGGATGGTTTTGAGGTCTGCCGCCGGATCAAAGCCGACAGTGCGACTTGGGCTATTCCTGTACTCTTTGTGTCATCTCTAAATGACTCATCCTTTGAAATCATGGGGCTCGAGCTGGGGGCAGCTGATTATCTGGTGAAACCCTTTAGTCCTGCCGTGCTTCAGGCACGGGTTAAAACCCAATTGGAGATCAAGGCACACAGTGATCTCTTGGAGGAACTGGCCGCAGAGCGTGCCCGGCAATTGATCCACGCCGAACGTCTATCCACCCTCGGTACCCTGGCAGCGGGCATTGCCCACGAGATAAACAACCCGCTTTCCTACATCTTCAGCTATGCCCAGATGTTGCTTACTGATATGCAGAAACTAAAGAGCCTGATGACTTCTCATGGGGTCTCTGAAACTGCGTTGCGGAGAGCTTGGCAGGATTTTTTGGAACAGGATGCGGAGGCCCCTGTCAACATAGCCGAGGGTGCCAATCGTATCCTGGTCATCATGGAATCCATACGCAAATTTTCCTGCCAGGGACAGAGGGAAAAGGTTCCGGTCTCCATGGTTGTCTGTATCGAAAACGCCCTTTCCCTCTGTAACAATGCCCTGAAATACCATGTGACCGTCGACAAGAAGTTGGCGCCTGGCCTGGATCCGGTCATAGCCAATGGCCAGCAATTAGAGCAGGTCTTTGTCAATCTCTTTAAAAATGCCGCTGATGCCATGGACGCTAAGAAAAAAGGGACGCTGTCCATTACTCTGGACCAGGCCAACGGGTTTATCCGCTGCACCGTGGAAGACAACGGACCCGGGATTGAGCCGCAGCAGTTGGAAGCGATCTGGCAACCCTTTTTCACCACTAAAGATGCACAAACGGGAACCGGCCTGGGACTTTCGATCAGCCGGGGTATAATCGAGGAACATCAGGGGCGAATCCTGGCTGAGAACCGGGAAGATGTACAAGGGGCACGCTTTGTGGTGGAACTCCCGGTGAGATCGACTAAACAATAA
- a CDS encoding efflux RND transporter permease subunit has protein sequence MKSQEFEHPGFAGKMAAAFVDSKLTAVGILASMLLGLMALVLLPREEEPQIKVPMIDVMVSMEGATPKEVEQRVSIPMEKLLYELPGVEYIYSTSMAGQSLLVVRFYVGENLESSIVRLNQKLATNFDRIPHGVSTPIVKPHIIDDVPILALTFHSQTYDHFALRRLAAEVDDAVKSIHNVAETTLIGGTRREVRVQFDPLLLASRNLTVSQLIPALQQANRQSHSGKVAVMNQEILLQTGVFLKDSQEIGRIVVGVYGGSPVYLDEVATILDGPEEPDNYVLFGTADGHTEEAAVTLSIAKRPGSNAVSVVDEVLEKVDSLKGTLIPADISVAVTRNYGETAAEKSNELLLHMGIAVFGVAVLILFFLGWRESTVVMLAIPSTLALTLMVFYLYGYTLNRITLFALIFSIGILVDDAIVVVENIVRHIRLPGSKDKSMTTIAVEAVIEVGNPTILATLAVIAAILPMAFVGGLMGPYMRPIPIGASAAMLFSVIIAFTVTPWASIRILRKKCSSLECATEENGIDEDHAPDDFFTRFYHRMMDPLLASGFSRLVFFVIITAMLLGACSMVYLGMVKVKMLPFDNKSEFQVILDMPEGSTLEQTSRVALEMAEVVKHDPAVVNYQVYAGVASPYNFNGLVRHYFMRQGPTVADIQVNLLPKNERNLKSHDIAVRVRPAIAEIAKQYGAAVAVAEVPPGPPVLQTLVSEIYGPTESDRVNLAAAVKDIYESTEGVVDVDWYQEADRSRLVLTVDKEKAALNQISAGEITRAVQIGMQGMSIDIFHQPRDKEDISIVLELPRAMRVSTEALLNIGLRSAMDPSAPLVPMRELVRVDEVQVEQPIYRKNLKPVIYVTGDVAGTVESPVYAILDMNKRLAELNPADFGGSGDRVEVYNLNQPFTNVEPSMKWDGEWHITLEVFRDLGLAFCVVMVLIYMLMVGWFKDYYTPLVVMAAIPFSLIGVLPAHWAFGAFFTATSMIGFMAGAGIVVRNSIILVDFIELRISHGLPLAEAVVEAGAVRFRPMLLTALAVMVGASVILADPIFQGLAISLMFGEIASLLVSRMAVPVLYYMLKKHSHEKQIEAV, from the coding sequence ATGAAAAGCCAGGAATTCGAACATCCGGGTTTTGCCGGAAAAATGGCAGCCGCCTTTGTTGATTCCAAACTGACGGCTGTTGGCATTCTAGCTTCCATGCTGCTTGGACTTATGGCTTTGGTGCTGTTGCCACGTGAAGAGGAACCGCAGATCAAGGTACCCATGATTGATGTCATGGTTTCCATGGAGGGGGCCACCCCCAAGGAAGTGGAACAGCGTGTTTCTATTCCCATGGAAAAGCTTCTCTACGAACTCCCTGGTGTGGAGTACATTTACTCCACCTCTATGGCTGGCCAGAGTCTGTTGGTGGTGCGTTTTTATGTAGGTGAAAATCTGGAGAGCTCCATTGTTCGTCTGAATCAGAAACTGGCTACCAACTTTGATCGCATTCCCCATGGTGTTTCCACGCCGATTGTGAAGCCACATATTATTGATGATGTTCCCATACTGGCGCTCACCTTCCACTCCCAAACCTATGATCATTTTGCCCTGCGTCGTCTTGCTGCGGAAGTGGATGATGCTGTAAAAAGCATCCATAACGTAGCGGAGACAACCTTGATTGGCGGCACTAGAAGAGAGGTTCGTGTTCAGTTTGACCCACTGCTTCTAGCCTCCCGCAATCTCACGGTATCACAACTGATCCCCGCTCTGCAGCAGGCCAATCGTCAGAGTCACAGTGGTAAGGTGGCTGTGATGAATCAGGAGATACTCCTGCAGACAGGGGTGTTTTTAAAGGACAGTCAGGAGATTGGCCGGATTGTTGTTGGAGTATATGGCGGCAGCCCTGTGTATCTTGATGAGGTTGCTACCATCCTTGACGGGCCGGAAGAGCCTGATAATTACGTTCTTTTTGGAACGGCTGATGGTCATACCGAGGAGGCAGCTGTCACCCTCTCCATTGCCAAACGACCCGGGTCGAATGCCGTGAGTGTGGTGGATGAAGTCCTTGAGAAGGTGGATAGCCTTAAGGGCACATTAATTCCAGCTGATATCTCAGTTGCTGTGACCAGGAATTACGGTGAAACGGCTGCTGAAAAATCCAATGAGCTTCTCCTTCATATGGGAATTGCTGTCTTTGGTGTGGCCGTTCTCATCCTCTTTTTTCTTGGCTGGCGAGAGTCCACGGTGGTCATGTTGGCCATCCCTTCAACTCTGGCCCTCACCTTGATGGTGTTCTATCTCTATGGCTATACACTCAATCGCATTACTCTTTTTGCTCTGATTTTCTCCATAGGTATTCTGGTGGATGATGCCATCGTGGTGGTGGAAAATATTGTGCGTCACATACGATTACCTGGCAGTAAGGATAAATCAATGACAACCATTGCCGTGGAAGCGGTGATAGAAGTTGGAAATCCCACCATTCTCGCGACTCTTGCGGTTATTGCAGCAATTCTTCCGATGGCCTTTGTTGGTGGGCTTATGGGGCCTTATATGCGTCCCATTCCAATTGGTGCATCCGCTGCCATGCTTTTCTCGGTAATCATTGCATTCACTGTTACTCCCTGGGCTTCCATACGTATATTGCGGAAAAAATGCAGTTCTCTTGAGTGTGCAACTGAGGAAAATGGTATTGATGAGGATCATGCTCCAGATGACTTCTTCACCAGGTTCTATCACAGAATGATGGATCCACTGCTGGCGAGCGGTTTTTCTCGGTTGGTATTTTTTGTTATCATTACAGCCATGCTCCTTGGCGCCTGTTCTATGGTGTATCTCGGAATGGTGAAGGTGAAGATGCTGCCTTTTGATAACAAAAGTGAATTTCAGGTGATCCTTGATATGCCGGAGGGCTCAACCCTTGAGCAGACAAGCAGGGTTGCACTTGAGATGGCGGAAGTGGTCAAGCACGATCCTGCCGTGGTTAACTATCAGGTGTATGCAGGAGTGGCTTCTCCCTATAATTTTAATGGCCTTGTCAGACATTATTTTATGCGTCAGGGGCCAACGGTTGCTGATATTCAGGTTAATCTTCTGCCTAAAAATGAACGAAACTTGAAGAGCCACGATATAGCGGTACGGGTGCGCCCGGCAATTGCTGAAATTGCAAAGCAGTATGGTGCTGCCGTGGCTGTTGCTGAAGTTCCTCCCGGTCCTCCGGTTCTTCAGACCCTGGTGTCTGAAATCTATGGTCCTACTGAAAGTGACCGGGTAAATCTTGCTGCCGCAGTGAAAGATATTTATGAATCCACGGAAGGAGTGGTTGATGTGGACTGGTATCAGGAGGCTGATCGCAGTCGTCTGGTGCTCACCGTTGACAAGGAAAAGGCAGCCCTAAATCAGATCTCTGCGGGAGAGATCACCCGTGCAGTGCAGATTGGGATGCAGGGGATGTCTATTGATATTTTCCATCAGCCCCGCGACAAGGAGGATATCAGTATTGTGCTTGAACTTCCGCGAGCCATGCGAGTCTCCACCGAGGCCTTGTTGAATATCGGTCTCCGTTCCGCTATGGATCCTTCCGCACCACTTGTTCCTATGCGTGAACTGGTGAGAGTTGATGAAGTGCAGGTGGAACAACCCATTTACCGTAAGAATTTGAAGCCGGTTATTTATGTGACCGGCGATGTTGCTGGAACGGTGGAGAGTCCGGTCTATGCAATCCTTGATATGAACAAACGGCTTGCCGAGCTCAACCCCGCCGACTTTGGTGGCAGTGGTGACAGAGTTGAAGTCTATAACCTGAATCAACCGTTCACAAATGTCGAGCCATCCATGAAGTGGGATGGTGAGTGGCATATCACCCTGGAGGTGTTTCGTGATCTCGGGCTTGCTTTCTGTGTGGTGATGGTTCTTATCTATATGCTTATGGTGGGATGGTTTAAGGATTATTATACGCCCCTTGTTGTTATGGCTGCCATCCCCTTTTCACTTATTGGCGTTCTACCAGCTCACTGGGCCTTTGGGGCGTTCTTTACCGCCACATCGATGATAGGTTTTATGGCTGGTGCCGGAATTGTAGTGCGAAATTCTATTATTCTGGTTGATTTTATTGAGCTTCGTATCAGTCACGGTCTTCCCCTTGCCGAGGCAGTTGTAGAGGCTGGGGCTGTGCGTTTTCGTCCCATGTTACTGACCGCTCTTGCTGTTATGGTTGGTGCCTCGGTTATCCTTGCCGATCCAATTTTTCAGGGTCTGGCCATTTCGCTTATGTTTGGTGAGATAGCATCCTTGCTGGTGAGTCGAATGGCGGTGCCTGTACTCTATTACATGCTGAAAAAGCACTCACATGAAAAGCAGATTGAAGCGGTTTAA
- a CDS encoding efflux RND transporter periplasmic adaptor subunit, translating into MSWNNTVFGALLLCGIFVFPGCKGQEEHPKSEAIPLATLAVEVDLVREELVRSRIEVVGTLEAVERASISSRISGQIIELPVVLGSRVEQGDILVKISAGEISAKLLQAEAQLSQARRNLAREKNLQKQGASTEETVKTLTDVTRIAEAAYKEARTMLDYTTITAPFSGTITNKIANIGDLAAPGKLLLQIENGEDLQVLAQVPEALLLKVSVGDSLSVDIPAANLILIGEVAEVAPAADPMSRTAPVKINIPSGPDLRVGQFARIGLEGSGETTVMITESAVLQRGQMEVVFVVDKKEKIARMRLVRTGAVYDGAVEIISGLEPGDLVVVGNNDKLQDGQPLDITNK; encoded by the coding sequence ATGAGCTGGAATAATACGGTGTTTGGAGCACTGCTCCTCTGTGGTATTTTCGTTTTTCCCGGGTGTAAGGGGCAGGAAGAACACCCAAAATCAGAGGCTATCCCCCTGGCAACTCTGGCTGTGGAAGTGGATCTGGTTAGGGAGGAGCTTGTTCGATCCCGTATCGAAGTTGTGGGGACTCTGGAGGCTGTTGAGAGAGCCTCAATTTCATCACGAATTTCCGGGCAGATCATTGAACTACCCGTTGTTCTCGGTTCCAGGGTAGAGCAGGGAGATATTCTGGTTAAAATCAGTGCTGGTGAAATTTCAGCCAAGCTCCTGCAGGCGGAGGCACAACTATCTCAGGCCCGTCGTAATCTTGCACGAGAGAAAAATCTCCAGAAACAGGGAGCGTCCACCGAGGAAACGGTGAAGACTCTGACGGATGTTACCCGTATTGCAGAGGCTGCTTATAAAGAGGCTCGGACCATGTTGGATTATACTACAATTACAGCTCCTTTTTCTGGAACCATCACCAACAAGATAGCAAACATCGGAGACCTGGCAGCTCCGGGAAAACTGTTGCTGCAAATAGAAAATGGTGAAGATTTGCAAGTTCTAGCACAGGTTCCTGAGGCGCTTCTGCTTAAGGTTTCCGTGGGGGACAGCCTCTCCGTTGATATTCCGGCCGCCAATCTTATCCTGATTGGTGAGGTGGCTGAAGTTGCCCCAGCTGCCGACCCCATGTCTCGTACAGCTCCGGTGAAAATTAATATACCATCCGGTCCTGATCTTCGGGTGGGGCAGTTTGCCCGCATCGGTCTTGAGGGAAGCGGGGAAACAACTGTAATGATCACTGAATCTGCTGTTTTGCAAAGGGGACAGATGGAAGTTGTTTTTGTGGTTGATAAAAAAGAAAAAATTGCCCGTATGCGATTGGTAAGAACCGGTGCTGTCTATGATGGTGCGGTTGAAATTATATCCGGACTTGAACCAGGTGATCTGGTTGTTGTTGGAAATAACGATAAGTTGCAGGATGGGCAACCTTTGGATATTACGAACAAATGA